Genomic DNA from Harpia harpyja isolate bHarHar1 chromosome 13, bHarHar1 primary haplotype, whole genome shotgun sequence:
AGCTTCCAACCACCCTGATTATCTGCTCTCGCAGGGGTGAAATGCCGCTTGGGAAGCGGGTACCTGAACGCTCAGCGTGTTGTGTGATCTTCTTACAGGCGTGCCCATCTGCGGTTGTGTTTGGAGAAGCTGAAAGGGCTGGTACCCCTCGGACCCGAAGCCAGCAGACACACCACCCTGAGTTTACTAACAAAGGCTAAATTGCACATCAAGGTGAGCGTGGGCTCGTTCGGTGCCGCCGAACCCACCCGCTGCGGGAGACGCACTAAATCGGGCTCCATCCTCATCGGGTGGGTACCGAGCTCAGCTTCGAGAGCAGCACTGGCGCACGGGGCGCAGGGGCTTCGTGTCGTCTGAATCCTCGAGCGGGGTGAAGGCAACGGCCGGGTCGGGACGTTGGTTTGGGAATACCGACGGAGGTTAATGCTGTCGCGGGTCAGTATTGCCCTTCTTGCACTTGGCGCAGCGAGTCCGTGCGATTCTCCTTATCGACGGGCTCGTAGAGGGCGGCCGTGCCGCTTTTCTGCGTTGTACCCTACACCGCAGCGATGCCCAGAGGCCTTGGAGATGAGACTGGCTGCAGGATTGGAGGAcagttgcttttttcctttcttttctagaGTATTTCCTACTTCGGTCTTTGTCCTTCAGACTTTGACTCAACAGGGCTTTCCTCGCTGGGTATATTTAAAGCTTCACGAGCTGAGAGATAACTGGGGGACCGCTGGCATCGGGCTGCATTCAACTCCCTGGTTATCAAAGGCTCTGGAAATATATAAATAGCTGCTCATATAAATGGTTTGGAGGGGGAAGCGTCCTCTATGTGCCTTCTCCGGCAGCCTCGGGCCAGGTCCGGACCTCTCCATTCCCGGGCCAGATGCCGCACCCTGCTTTGATGTCCCTCGGCTTGCGGGAGGATGAAAGTTGCGTCCATACAACTCACGTGCTTGACGTCCTGAGCGCGTTGAAGGCGGGGAGCCCCTCGGTAGTTGGTAGCAGTCACGTTTAGAGGGCTCGGGTAGTGAAAGCGATGTTTCACGTGTGGCTGGAGGCTGGGGAGCTCAGGGCGCCTTCTCTGTCATCCTCTGCAGAAGCTTGAAGACTATGACAGGAAAGCCGTACACCAAATAGACCAGCTGCAGCGGGAGCAGCGGCACCTGAAAAGGCAGCTGGAGAAGCTGGGAATAGAGAGGATAAGGATGGACAGTATCGGCTCCACTGTTTCTTCGGAGCGCTCCGACTCGGATAGAGGTGAGACCCCCGCGCTCGGGGCAGAGCGGGGCCGGCCGGCGAGAGGTCTGGCCTGTCGCGTTGTAACACTAACCATTCCTCTTGCAGAAGAGATAGACGTGGACGTGGAGAGCACGGACGACCTTCCCGCGGACCTCgactggagcagcagcagcagcccgagCGACTCGGACGAAAGAGGGAGCCTGCAGAGCGTCTGTAGCGATGAGGGCTATTCCAGCTCTGGCGTGAAGAGGTTGAAGTTGCAGAGCAATCGCAAGCCTTCTCTCGGTCTATAAGAAGCAACTCCCTTAGCTGTTTCACCCGTCGCTCTTTCCC
This window encodes:
- the MXD1 gene encoding max dimerization protein 1 isoform X2 codes for the protein MAAGGGLNIQMLLEAAEYLERREREAEHGYASLLPGKHGEALRRRAKARKNGGGSRSTHNEMEKNRRAHLRLCLEKLKGLVPLGPEASRHTTLSLLTKAKLHIKKLEDYDRKAVHQIDQLQREQRHLKRQLEKLGIERIRMDSIGSTVSSERSDSDREEIDVDVESTDDLPADLDWSSSSSPSDSDERGSLQSVCSDEGYSSSGVKRLKLQSNRKPSLGL
- the MXD1 gene encoding max dimerization protein 1 isoform X1 is translated as MAAGGGLNIQMLLEAAEYLERREREAEHGYASLLPGKHGEALRRRAKARKNGGGSRSTHNEMEKNRRAHLRLCLEKLKGLVPLGPEASRHTTLSLLTKAKLHIKKLEDYDRKAVHQIDQLQREQRHLKRQLEKLGIERIRMDSIGSTVSSERSDSDRGETPALGAERGRPARGLACRVVTLTIPLAEEIDVDVESTDDLPADLDWSSSSSPSDSDERGSLQSVCSDEGYSSSGVKRLKLQSNRKPSLGL
- the MXD1 gene encoding max dimerization protein 1 isoform X3, translated to MLRSLRKAACFPRRSTHNEMEKNRRAHLRLCLEKLKGLVPLGPEASRHTTLSLLTKAKLHIKKLEDYDRKAVHQIDQLQREQRHLKRQLEKLGIERIRMDSIGSTVSSERSDSDREEIDVDVESTDDLPADLDWSSSSSPSDSDERGSLQSVCSDEGYSSSGVKRLKLQSNRKPSLGL